From the genome of Aspergillus fumigatus Af293 chromosome 1, whole genome shotgun sequence, one region includes:
- a CDS encoding glutamine amidotransferase subunit DUG3 has product MCRFLVYKGRHEIRLSKLVTEPSHSILTQSYDSRLRLDNRRPVNGDGFGVGFYTDPKLGPEPCIFTSTLPAWNCENLERLASKTCSNLIFAHVRATTEGTLSDTNCHPFQHQTLMWMHNGNVGGWHYIKRTLADSLADKWYLGVKGGTDSEWAFALFLDLLEKEGVDPSSNPGPEGFGQALLRKVMVKTIAKINEFIRDIPKRHNVSGVETRSLLNFAVTDGHTVVCTRYISSKTDEPASLYFSSGTKWKEGKDKGHFKMERHDKGADIVLVASEPITFERHNWVSVPANSIVTIHKQSVLLHPILDEFYTEDINQDRSSCYAVSKGLVSTAPGTTVQPQDAEVLQDPTVSSIGTRLENLDVRLSNQCALSH; this is encoded by the exons ATGTGCCGTTTCCTG GTATACAAGGGTAGACACGAGATTCGTCTTAGCAAACTAGTGACAGAACCCAGTCATTCAATTTTAACACAGTCCTATGACTCGCGCCTACGTTTG GATAATCGCCGACCTGTCAACGGCGACGGCTTCGGTGTAGGGTTCTACACTGACCCCAAGCTAGGTCCAGAGCCCTGCATATTCACCTCGACACTTCCAGCCTGGAACTGTGAGAACCTGGAGCGTCTGGCTTCTAAGACATGCTCGAACCTCATCTTCGCGCATGTCCGTGCCACGACGGAGGGGACGCTGTCCGACACTAACTGCCACCCATTCCAGCATCAGACTCTGATGTGGATGCACAATGGCAACGTCGGCGGCTGGCACTACATCAAACGGACGCTAGCCGACTCGCTCGCGGACAAGTGGTACCTCGGCGTAAAGGGCGGCACAGATAGTGAATGGGCATTTGCGCtattccttgaccttctggagaaggaaggggTTGATCCCAGCTCGAATCCCGGGCCAGAGGGCTTTGGACAGGCACTACTGCGGAAAGTGATGGTCAAGACCATCGCAAAGATCAATGAGTTCATCCGCGATATTCCCAAGCGACATAATGTTTCCGGGGTGGAGACGCGCAGTTTACTCAATTTTGCTGTGACGGACGGCCATACCGTGGTTTGTACGCGTTATATCAGCAGCAAGACTGACGAGCCCGCTAGTCTGTATTTCTCGTCGGGGACGAAATGGAAAGAAGGGAAGGACAAAGGCCACTTCAAGATGGAGCGCCACGACAAAGGGGCAGATATTGTTTTGGTGGCTAGTGAGCCCATCACCTTCGAACGCC ATAATTGGGTATCCGTCCCTGCGAATTCGATAGTCACGATCCACAAGCAGTCTGTCCTTCTACATCCCATTTTGGACGAATTCTACACTGAGGACATCAACCAAGATCGGTCTTCATGCTACGCCGTCTCCAAAGGCCTTGTTAGCACTGCGCCTGGGACAACGGTTCAACCGCAAGACGCAGAGGTTTTGCAAGATCCCACCGTTAGTAGCATAGGCACAAGATTGGAGAATTTGGATGTGCGATTATCAAACCAATGCGCGCTGTCGCACTGA
- a CDS encoding esterase/lipase family protein, whose translation MSEDVLSSSNQRPIMRKTLLLVFIHGFKGDDNTFANFPDRLRAVVARALPAIKVTTVVYPKYETRGGLKECVGKFREWLQNRVIDLEVANRTTSPTVDPSVHVFLVGHSMGGIVAAETLLLLASEQPISTDAYSDVPSNHASVGCEANSKTAASSRLVEPGTFMFPHIQGVLAFDTPFLGIAPGVVSYGAEGHYKNVTTAYNALSEVAGLFGFGGANNASREGTNATQQTQARLLPSTPAGTPASAPDAAATPSWQRWGRYAMFAGAAGAVAAGGAAAMYTQRQRLTEGWDWVSSHLIFVGCLARPSELRQRLALLSTVYNERGIRCTNFYTCLGKGAPSLVESSTKQGKTSFSQRIIRSKHRTFCTLPAEVETGQGTPEFSESGLSWLKAINDTAADEVSAHISMFLPNQNPAYLELVADACRSVVESIDKGWYSTATGPPEEVGDTPPQTGKSNTPPNAESKFMDDDDVVFVD comes from the exons ATGAGCGAGGATGTATTATCTTCATCAAATCAACGTCCTATTATGAGGAAGACACTGCTGCTAGTTTTCATTCACGGGTTCAAG GGCGATGACAATACCTTCGCCAATTTTCCAGATCGTCTACGTGCTGTAGTTGCTCGTGCACTTCCCGCAATCAAGGTCACTACCGTGGTGTATCCCAAATATGAGACTCGTGGTGGTCTGAAGGAATGTGTGGGAAAATTCCGGGAATG GCTCCAGAACAGAGTTATCGACTTGGAAGTAGCAAATCGTACCACATCGCCTACCGTTGACCCTTCTGTTCACGTTTTCCTAGTTGGTCATTCTATGGGTGGCATTGTCGCTGCCGAGACGCTGTTGTTGCTCGCATCAGAACAGCCCATTTCTACGGATGCCTACTCGGATGTACCTTCAAACCATGCTTCAGTTGGCTGCGAAGCAAACTCGAAGACTGCCGCAAGTTCACGACTGGTAGAACCGGGCACATTCATGTTTCCTCATATTCAGGGCGTGCTTGCATTCGATACACCATTTCTGGGGATTGCTCCGGGCGTTGTTTCCTATGGCGCGGAAGGACACTATAAGAATGTCACCACTGCATATAACGCATTGTCGGAAGTAGCGGGCTTGTTCGGTTTCGGAGGAGCCAATAACGCTTCAAGGGAAGGCACAAACGCCACACAGCAAACACAGGCAAGGCTCCTACCTTCGACACCTGCCGGTACTCCTGCCTCGGCTCctgatgctgctgccacACCATCCTGGCAGCGCTGGGGTCGGTATGCCATGTTTGCAGGGGCTGCAGGTGCTGTGGCTGCAGGGGGCGCCGCCGCAATGTACACACAACGACAACGACTGACGGAGGGTTGGGATTGGGTTTCTTCTCATCTTATCTTTGTTGGGTGCTTAGCGCGCCCCTCGGAATTGCGACAGCGTCTTGCGCTCCTGTCTACAGTGTACAACGAACGAGGAATACGTTGCACGAATTTCTATACGTGCTTGGGTAAAGGCGCCCCATCATTGGTGGAGAGTAGTACAAAACAAGGCAAGACTTCGTTTAGTCAACGGATCATACGCTCAAAGCACCGCACATTCTGCACCCTCCCGGCTGAGGTTGAAACGGGCCAGGGCACACCGGAATTTTCCGAATCGGGATTATCGTGGCTGAAGGCTATCAATGATACGGCGGCGGACGAAGTGAGTGCCCATATCAGCATGTTTTTGCCAAACCAAAATCCGGCATATTTAGAGCTTGTCGCCGATGCATGCAGATCCGTGGTGGAATCGATTGATAAGGGTTGGTACTCCACTGCCACAGGACCTCCTGAGGAAGTTGGTGATACACCGCCACAGACTGGCAAGAGTAATACTCCACCGAATGCTGAGAGTAAGTTTatggacgatgatgacgtcGTGTTTGTGGATTGA
- the chs7 gene encoding chitin synthase export chaperone, translating to MGFGQFDSICQKAALPLCSLVGPSSPISGSTGIIPNCYARNIELANTIIFEGAASFVHIIALGMTVIMILHVRSKFTAVGRKEIITFFYIYMALTICSLVIDAGVVPPRSGPFPYFVAVQNGLSSALCTCLLINGFVGFQLYEDGTFLSVWLIRLTSAVMFVVSFLISLLTFKSWGGMSPTNTIALFVVLYILNAISIAIYLVMQLLLVMNTLEDRWPLGHIAFGVIVFICGQVLLYGFSDTICDNVQHYLDGLFFATFCNLLAVMMVYKFWDYITKEDLEFSVGIKPNTWEVKELLPEEDRRTTVYQDSHSEYAGSMYHHRASTYGGHNY from the exons ATGGGATTTGGGCAATTCGACTCTATATGCCAAAAGGCAGCACTCCCTCTTTGCTCCTTGGTGGGCCCTTCGTCCCCAATATCAGGATCCACTGGCATCATTCCCAACTGCTATGCGCGGAATATCGAGTTGGCAAACACCATCATATTTGAAGGTGCTGCGTCCTTCGTACATATCATTGCTCTAGGAATGACAGTCATCATGATTCTGCATGTCAGGTCCAAATTCACCGCAGTTG GCCGTAAAGAGATCATTACATTCTTCTACATCTACATGGCTCTGACTATCTGCTCATTGGTCATTGATGCCGGTGTGGTTCCCCCTCGAAGTGGTCCTTTCCCCTACTTTGTGGCCGTGCAGAACGGCCTATCCTCTGCATTATGCACCTGTCTGCTCATCAATGGATTCGTCGGTTTCCAGCTCTACGAAGATGGCACTTTTCTATCAGTCTGGCTCATACGACTAACGTCCGCGGTTATGTTTGTCGTCTCATTTCTGATCTCGCTGTTGACTTTCAAATCCTGGGGCGGCATGAGCCCCACGAACACCATCGCTCTGTTTGTGGTGCTATACATCCTCAATGCGATCAGCATCGCGATCTATCTCGTTATGCAACTCCTCTTGGTAATGAATACGCTCGAAGACCGCTGGCCGCTGGGGCACATCGCTTTTGGGGTTATTGTCTTTATCTGCGGACAGGTGCTTTTGTACGGATTCAGCGATACAATCTGTGACAACGTACAGCACTATCTTGATGGTCTCTTCTTCGCTACGTTCTGTAACTTGCTCGCCGTCATGATGGTCTACAAG TTCTGGGATTATATCACCAAAGAGGACCTCGAGTTCTCGGTGGGCATTAAACCTAATACTTGGGAAGTCAAAGAACTTCTTCCGGAGGAGGACCGTCGAACGACCGTCTATCAAGACTCTCACTCGGAGTATGCCGGGAGCATGTATCATCACCGTGCTTCCACTTATGGTGGTCACAATTATTGA
- a CDS encoding PIG-Y family protein: protein MEDAGDAKNVILSLDNDDRLSGRARSGSTSNGHKRSTSSSLLSKFSFLRMNTGTHHTTERSHLAGDKHDEEEFNPGLQGGRAMSSALQQRRTRRRRGSLRKTALLGTRFDYRDKKSTRAAIDALRADGHAPPHDQTTNVLVPSIADSVSTQDQPTSLRAAASQTDENNANWGLVHDQRETPSPPQRSRKGPSKEKVHGDEIGTDDEDMIAFPRIKNAKSAIGSAFGNSSTSSTSGAAGLRIPTPPSSSDSYYALPTDASYRAVHRTKSPLATHVVDLKPSQEIVWDYSETEWWGWIILIVTWLVFVVGMGSCFGVWSWAWDVGETPYAPPELEDDPTLPIVGYYPALIILTAVMSWVWVVVAWVGMKYFKHANITGDDT, encoded by the coding sequence ATGGAAGATGCAGGCGACGCTAAAAACGTGATTTTATCCCTCGACAACGATGATAGGCTTTCTGGAAGGGCACGCTCGGGAAGCACAAGCAACGGACACAAGCGCAGCACGTCCAGCTCGCTGCTGTCGAAATTCTCCTTTCTCCGAATGAACACCGGGACGCATCACACTACAGAACGATCGCATTTAGCCGGCGATAAGCacgatgaagaggagttCAATCCCGGATTGCAGGGTGGGAGGGCGATGTCGAGCGCTTTACAACAACGCAGAAcgcgaaggagaaggggcTCGCTAAGGAAAACTGCGCTGCTGGGAACGCGATTCGACTATCGAGATAAGAAGTCTACTCGGGCGGCGATCGACGCGTTACGAGCGGATGGCCATGCGCCACCACACGACCAGACTACAAACGTCCTGGTGCCATCCATAGCCGATTCGGTCTCAACGCAGGATCAACCTACGTCCCTTAGAGCTGCTGCATCTCAAACAGATGAGAACAATGCCAACTGGGGCCTCGTGCATGACCAGCGGGAAACCCCGTCTCCTCCCCAGCGGTCGCGGAAGGGTCCCTCGAAGGAGAAGGTGCATGGAGACGAGATTGGCAcggacgatgaggatatgaTTGCCTTCCCTCGCATCAAGAATGCCAAGTCTGCCATCGGTTCTGCCTTTGGAAACTCTTCTACCAGCAGTACCAGCGGCGCTGCGGGATTACGTATACCGACGCCCCCATCGAGCTCGGATTCCTACTACGCTCTGCCAACAGACGCATCGTACAGAGCCGTGCATCGCACCAAGTCACCCCTTGCCACGCATGTCGTTGACCTTAAGCCCAGCCAAGAGATCGTCTGGGATTACTCTGAGACTGAATGGTGGGGGTGGATCATCTTAATCGTGACTTGGCTTGTTTTCGTGGTGGGAATGGGCAGTTGTTTCGGTGTTTGGAGTTGGGCTTGGGATGTCGGTGAGACGCCCTATGCTCCACCCGAGTTGGAGGATGATCCTACATTGCCCATTGTGGGGTATTATCCTGCCTTGATCATTCTAACGGCTGTCATGTCGTGGGTGTGGGTTGTTGTTGCGTGGGTCGGCATGAAGTATTTCAAGCACGCCAATATCACTGGGGATGATACATAA
- a CDS encoding putative quinol monooxygenase: protein MSSDAIYNVVKLVPKPGKYDEVVAAFAAFAKHIEAHEHKTQIYFAIRPEGTDELLIVEKYTDAANLKEHASTQEFKNFSRRLAPCLAQSPEMKRSKFLTGFDGRSKI from the exons ATGTCCTCGGACGCGATCTACAACGTCGTGAAGCTGGTCCCCAAACCAGGGAAGTACGACGAG GTCGTAGCAGCATTCGCCGCCTTCGCGAAGCATATCGAGGCGCACGAACACAAGACTCAAATCTACTTCGCTATTAGACCCGAAGGGACTGATGAGCTGCTCATCGTGGAGAA ATATACCGACGCAGCAAACCTGAAGGAGCATGCGTCGACACAGGAATTCAAGAACTTTTCGCGTCGGCTTGCGCCTTGCCTGGCGCAGTCGCCTGAGATGAAGAGGTCGAAATTCCTTACGGGGTTTGATGGTCGCTCAAAGATCTAG
- a CDS encoding arrestin family protein: MTTTHLSPLQEDLSRSGNPEFFQSLSGLFTSRSERRRSITSTTVNTDRAVEQFPKQSQNRRISILRRLAGPRENAKRFLRLGAPPSNCSPSPPLTNTASATATHLMSRTVRPRPVSEIIVSPHDAQILVSAAAARRMRSDSSSTVSMSLGPASGQDTPSASDATASFPALRHEKIVATGSGIAVGIALTEPVLFLQGYDQNDPSTKKSAILRGQLHLKITKSVKVKKISICFRGHAQTDWPDGIPPKKIHFHDKKDLVTHGVIYFNHGDTALMQNDYGAHFYQHTKPVTSVTGKDGSTTTTRELFSKSGSSPSLNQSTAKELKRLSLQANHAYSRSFGKNEMPSSNQSHHQRNYRMFPIGDYLYNFEFPIDGSLPETIKTDLGFVRYDLEAIVERAGAFRPNLMGTLEVPVIRTPAEGSLEQVEPIAISRNWEDQLHYDIVISGKSFPLGSQVPIAFKLTPLAKVECHRIKVYVTENIQHWTADKSVHRLQPAKKVLLFEKRADSASVSTYPGSSMRVTAGGGIDWDHRAAAARGEEIVDRNRTNLLGNLANDSGVGPTEMEFNVQLPSCHEMKNRDESQRLHFDTTYENIQINHWIKIVLRLSRLDERDPNKRRHFEISIDSPFHLLSCKATQANIYLPAYTTPSSEPGLPAQEYECGCPGAAMVNRNSSSSQLLVSDREDAPNGGTVSRSFTNGSGGLARPPQAHLAHEANERFPRPMHLLRAPSFAPPAFEDVPPPPPLITPPPEYNSIVGNNDRDAVLQDYFSRLSFYEEGDGDERGRGRVDVPLTPGGRVNRSMDVPREWVRLGEPAVQ; this comes from the exons ATGACAACTACTCACCTCTCTCCTCTACAAGAGGACCTGTCCAGGTCGGGAAACCCTGAGTTTTTCCAATCACTCTCGGGTCTGTTCACTTCTAGATCAGAGAGACGTCGATCCATTACTTCAACTACAGTCAATACTGATCGGGCAGTCGAGCAATTTCCTAAACAAAGCCAAAATCGTCGCATTTCTATACTAAGAAGGCTGGCGGGGCCACGGGAGAACGCAAAGCGCTTCCTCCGCTTGGGCGCGCCGCCCAGTAACTGCTCACCATCGCCGCCACTTACCAACACTGCTTCCGCTACCGCTACCCACCTGATGTCTCGGACAGTGCGACCACGTCCTGTGTCCGAGATAATAGTTTCTCCTCATGACGCGCAAATTTTAGTTtctgcagcagcggcgaggaggatgcgaTCCGATTCTTCCTCTACGGTGTCTATGAGTTTAGGTCCTGCATCGGGGCAAGATACTCCATCAGCGTCGGATGCAACGGCGTCGTTCCCTGCTCTCCGCCATGAGAAGATTGTCGCAACGGGGAGCGGTATCGCTGTTGGGATTGCTCTAACAGAGCCCGTCTTGTTTCTTCAAGGTTATGATCAGAATGACCCGAGTACTAAGAAATCCGCCATACTGCGCGGGCAGCTGCACTTGAAAATTACCAAGAGCGTCAAAGTTAAAAAGATCTCGATATGCTTCCGTGGTCACGCTCAGACTGACTGGCCTGACG GAATtccgccgaagaagatccATTTTCATGACAAGAAAGACCTGGTCACTCACGGAGTGATATACTTTAACCACGGGGATACTGCCCTCATGCAGAACGATTACGGAGCACATTTCTACCAACACACTAAACCGGTGACCTCGGTGACAGGTAAAGATGGGtcgacaacaacaacccGGGAACTCTTCTCCAAGAGTGGATCGTCCCCGTCCCTCAACCAGTCGACCGCGAAAGAGCTCAAGCGCCTCTCCTTACAAGCCAACCATGCATACTCGCGCAGCTTTGGAAAGAACGAAATGCCGTCCAGCAATCAGTCGCATCACCAGCGCAATTATAGGATGTTCCCCATTGGCGACTACCTGTATAACTTTGAATTTCCCATCGATGGCTCTCTTCCCGAGACGATTAAGACCGATCTAGGCTTTGTCAGATACGATCTAGAAGCCATTGTTGAACGTGCAGGCGCATTCCGGCCGAACCTGATGGGCACCTTGGAAGTACCTGTGATTCGCACCCCGGCCGAGGGATCGCTGGAGCAGGTTGAGCCCATTGCGATTTCTCGGAACTGGGAGGACCAACTGCACTACGATATTGTCATATCAGGAAAGTCTTTTCCGCTAGGCTCTCAGGTGCCTATCGCCTTCAAATTGACCCCCTTAGCCAAGGTTGAGTGCCACCGGATCAAGGTTTACGTGACAGAAAACATTCAACATTGGACGGCGGACAAGAGCGTGCACCGGCTGCAGCCAGCAAAGAAGGTGTTACTTTTCGAGAAACGAGCGGATTCCGCCAGTGTGAGCACCTACCCTGGCAGCTCGATGCGTGTCACTGCAGGTGGCGGCATTGATTGGGATCATCGTGCGGCCGCTGCGAGAGGCGAGGAGATAGTGGATCGTAACCGGACGAATCTACTAGGAAATCTGGCAAATGATTCAGGCGTTGGCCCGACCGAAATGGAGTTCAACGTTCAACTTCCTAGCTGCCACGAAATGAAGAATCGGGATGAATCGCAACGATTGCATTTTGACACGACGTACGAGAATATTCAAATCAACCACTGGATCAAG ATTGTGCTGCGTCTTTCCAGACTTGATGAGCGCGACCCAAATAAGCGTAGACACTTCGAAATCTCCATTGATTCTCCCTTCCACCTTCTCTCCTGCAAGGCCACACAAGCCAACATCTACCTCCCTGCGTACACCACTCCGAGCTCCGAGCCGGGTCTGCCTGCGCAAGAGTACGAATGCGGCTGCCCTGGAGCGGCAATGGTCAACAGGAACAGCTCGAGCAGCCAACTGCTAGTGTCTGATCGGGAAGATGCACCAAATGGCGGCACCGTATCTCGCAGCTTCACCAACGGATCTGGGGGCTTGGCTCGTCCTCCGCAAGCCCATCTCGCGCATGAAGCGAATGAGCGCTTTCCCCGTCCTatgcatcttcttcgggcGCCATCCTTCGCTCCTCCTGCGTTTGAAGACGTtccacctccgccgccgctAATAACCCCACCCCCAGAGTACAACTCAATCGTGGGCAACAACGACAGAGATGCTGTCCTGCAGGACTATTTCTCGCGACTATCATTCTACGAGGAAGGTGACGGAGATGAGCGTGGCCGTGGCCGTGTCGACGTACCCCTCACACCAGGAGGCCGCGTGAACCGCAGCATGGATGTTCCTCGGGAATGGGTGCGACTTGGAGAACCCGCTGTCCAATAG
- a CDS encoding dynamin-related GTPase MGM1 — protein sequence MSGRILSHRLVPLLRTGLLARHVHNAGARTGGLLRSEGGAALRRRAWPVGANAIHNVPAVRSISFARILPKLALKMARLPAMFGGAMVAGFAYIQYQATQAGNYAIDIFKRAGETAGGVASGFFQELQNVAEQTHRGWQKTTEDIEVPEWLQKILRLDEGSHDGSGGSSGGGSPKESRAGAGVVGVAAGSAFGYSQSDEDEVRHARQIAEDDQMMLLTRKMIEIRNILQTVGQSGTLTLPSIVVIGSQSSGKSSVLEAIVGHEFLPKGTNMVTRRPIELTLVNTPNAQSEYGEFPALGLGKITDFSQIQRTLTDLNLAVPERDCVSDDPIKLTIYSPNVPDLSLIDLPGYIQVAGKDQPPELKQKIADLCDKYIQPPNVILAISAADVDLANSTALRASRRVDPRGERTIGVITKMDLVDPERGFSILSDQKYPLRLGYVGVVSRVPQTTALFSRGSGNITSAILKNENAYFSAHPSEFGPQSGVSVGVSTLRGKLMHVLEQTMAASLAGTRDAISQELEEATYEFKVQYNDRPLSAESYLAESLDSFKHSFKAFAESFGRPQVREMLKNELDQRVMDILAQRYWNKPIEDLTASMPELDPLSDLPKADADSQYWRRKLDASTSSLTKLGIGRLATTVVANAIQNQVDRLLANSTFANHPYAQKQIMEACTSILNDRFFSTSDQVENCIKPYKFEIEVEDPEWAKGRENVSRVLKEELKACDAAYRRVEEAVGKKKFKDVMAFVDKVRKGEVVLEGDGAAGAGGFSSALLNKGREGVFLRDRADLIKMRLLAIRSKQCASKKNKYYCPEVFLDVVADKLTSTAVLFLNVELLSEFYYNFPRELDMRLGRHLSDAEVERFAREDPRVRKHLDVIRKKELLELALEKIESIRQLDGRSKQRNADRPLAAKEQRSRGWNLF from the exons ATGAGCGGGAGAATACTCTCGCACCGTCTTGTTCCGCTATTGCGGACGGGCCTTCTGGCCCGTCATGTCCACAATGCTGGCGCAAGAACTGGAGGGCTACTACGCTCAGAGGGAGGTGCTGCACTTCGACGCCGTGCTTGGCCCGTTGGAGCAAATGCAATTCACAATGTCCCTGCCGTGCGGTCGATCTCTTTTGCACGGATACTTCCGAAGCTTGCCTTGAAGATGGCTCGACTACCGGCAATGTTTGGCGGAGCTATGGTCGCAGGCTTTGCGTATATCCAATACCAGGCTACAC AGGCAGGAAATTACGCAATTGATATATTCAAGCGAGCTGGGGAGACGGCTGGTGGCGTTGCCTCGGGTTTCTTTCAAGAGTTACAGAACGTTGCGGAGCAGACTCATCGCGGCTGGCAGAAAACCACTGAAGATATCGAAGTCCCGGAGTGGCTGCAGAAGATCCTCCGCCTTGATGAAGGTTCACATGACGGAAGCGGCGGCTCGTCTGGAGGGGGGTCCCCTAAAGAAAGTCgagctggtgctggtgtAGTTGGGGTGGCTGCTGGCTCGGCTTTTGGTTACAGCCAGTctgacgaagatgaagtccGTCACGCGAGACAAATCGCCGAGGATGACCAGATGATGCTTCTTACGCGGAAGATGATCGAGATCAGAAATATTCTTCAGACTGTCGGGCAGTCCGGTACCCTCACACTGCCATCGATTGTTGTCATCGGATCACAATCTTCTGGCAAAAGTTCTGTTCTCGAGGCCATTGTTGGACACGAGTTCCTGCCCAAAGGGACCAACATGGTCACGCGGCGGCCAATTGAGCTCACACTAGTCAACACTCCAAACGCGCAATCCGAATATGGAGAGTTTCCTGCTTTGGGCCTAGGGAAAATTACGGATTTCTCACAGATTCAGCGGACTCTGACCGACCTCAATCTTGCAGTTCCCGAACGGGACTGTGTTTCGGATGACCCAATCAAGCTTACTATCTACTCCCCCAACGTTCCGGATCTTTCCCTGATTGATCTTCCAGGATATATCCAGGTTGCTGGAAAAGATCAGCCGCCAGAGCTCAAACAGAAAATTGCTGACCTCTGCGACAAGTACATTCAGCCACCTAATGTGATTCTTGCGATTTCTGCGGCGGATGTTGATCTAGCCAATTCTACCGCCCTCAGAGCAAGTCGCAGGGTGGACCCTCGAGGTGAGAGAACGATCGGAGTCATCACTAAGATGGATCTGGTCGATCCGGAGCGAGGATTCAGCATACTTTCAGATCAGAAATACCCTTTGCGTTTGGGCTACGTCGGTGTGGTATCTCGAGTTCCTCAGACAACTGCTCTGTTTTCCAGGGGTAGCGGCAATATCACTAGTGCGATTCTAAAGAATGAGAATGCCTACTTTTCGGCTCATCCGTCCGAATTCGGTCCTCAGTCGGGTGTATCAGTGGGCGTATCCACGCTGCGAGGCAAACTCATGCATGTTCTTGAGCAAACGATGGCAGCAAGCCTAGCGGGTACTAGGGACGCTATCAGCCAAGAACTCGAGGAGGCCACGTACGAATTTAAAGTGCAATATAACGATCGACCACTAAGTGCCGAGTCCTATCTTGCCGAGAGTCTAGATAGCTTCAAGCATTCTTTCAAAGCGTTTGCTGAGAGCTTCGGTCGACCTCAGGTTCGTGAAATGTTGAAGAATGAACTGGATCAGCGCGTCATGGACATTCTGGCGCAAAGATACTGGAATAAGCCGATTGAAGATTTGACGGCCTCGATGCCAGAGTTAGATCCTCTCAGCGATCTTCCGAAAGCGGATGCCGACTCTCAATACTGGCGGCGTAAGTTGGATGCGTCGACCTCCTCTCTGACAAAGTTGGGAATTGGCAGGCTTGCGACCACGGTTGTTGCCAATGCTATTCAAAATCAAGTTGACCGGTTACTGGCGAATTCTACATTTGCCAACCATCCTTATGCACAGAAGCAGATTATGGAGGCTTGCACCAGCATCCTGAACGACCGCTTCTTCAGCACTAGTGATCAGGTTGAAAACTGCATCAAGCCTTATAAGTTTGAAATCGAAGTTGAGGACCCAGAATGGGCAAAGGGCAGGGAGAATGTCAGTCGCGTattgaaggaggagctgaaagCTTGCGACGCTGCTTACCGACGTGTCGAAGAGGCCGTtgggaagaagaaattcaagGATGTGATGGCATTCGTTGATAAAGTCAGAAAGGGCGAAGTAGTCCTGGAAGGCGATGGCGCCGCTGGTGCAGGTGGATTCAGCTCCGCCCTGTTGAATAAAG GCCGGGAAGGCGTCTTCCTGCGAGACCGTGCCGACCTGATCAAAATGCGCCTACTCGCCATCCGTTCCAAGCAATGCGCGTCAAAGAAGAATAAATATTACTGTCCAGAAGTCTTCCTTGATGTAGTTGCAGATAAGCTCACGTCGACGGCAGTCCTCTTCCTAAACGTCGAGCTGCTCTCCGAGTTCTACTACAACTTCCCCCGCGAGCTAGACATGAGACTAGGCCGACACCTCTCCGACGCCGAAGTGGAACGATTCGCGCGAGAGGACCCGCGCGTCAGGAAACATCTCGACGTCATCCGGAAGAAGGAGCTGCTCGAACTTgccttggagaagatcgaaAGTATCCGACAGCTTGATGGACGGAGCAAGCAAAGAAACGCGGACCGGCCCTTGGCAGCCAAGGAGCAGAGAAGCCGTGGATGGAACCTGttctga